In Phocoena phocoena chromosome 19, mPhoPho1.1, whole genome shotgun sequence, a genomic segment contains:
- the WIPI1 gene encoding WD repeat domain phosphoinositide-interacting protein 1, translating into MEAGAADGPSGGVEEALSCFSFNQDCTSLAIGTKSGYKLFSLSSVEQLDPVHGSNDIPDVCIVERLFSSSLVVVVSHTKPRQMNVYHFKKGTEICSYSYSSNVLSIRLNRQRLLVCLEESIYIHNIKDMKLLKTILDIPPNPTGLCALSINHSNSYVAYPGSRTTGEIVLYDGHALKTVCTIAAHEGALAAIAFNASGSRLASASEKGTVIRVFSVPDGQKLYEFRRGMKRYVTISSLAFSMDSQLLCASSNTETVHIFKLEHLANSQPEEPSTWTSYMGKMLMAATNYLPTQVSDMMNQDRAFATGRLGFSGHRNICTLSTIQKLPRLLVASSSGHLYIYNLDPQDGGDCVLIKTHSLLGSGTADENKENDLRASLPQSYAATVARPSPSAASTVPGYSEDGGALRGEVIPEHEFATGPVCLDDENEFPPIILCRGDQKGRTKQSW; encoded by the exons ATGGAGGCCGGGGCCGCGGATGGCCCCTCGGGCGGGGTCGAGGAGGCGCTCAGCTGCTTCTCTTTCAACCAGGACTGCAC ATCCCTCGCGATTGGAACCAAATCTGGTTATAAGCTGTTTTCTTTGAGCtccgtggagcagctggaccccgTCCACGGAAGCA ATGACATCCCCGACGTCTGCATCGTGGAGCGCCTCTTCTCCAGCagcctggtggtggtggtgagccACACGAAGCCTCGTCAGATGAACGTCTACCACTTCAAGAAGGGCACGGAGATCTGCAGCTACAGCTACTCCAGTAACGTCTTGTCCATCAGGCTGAACCGGCAG AGGCTGCTCGTTTGCCTGGAGGAGTCCATTTACATTCACAACATTAAAGACATGAAGCTTCTGAAGACCATCCTGGATATTCCTCCAAACCCGACAG GTCTGTGTGCCCTGTCCATCAACCATTCCAATTCCTACGTGGCCTATCCTGGGAGCCGGACGACAGGCGAGATCGTGCTCTACGACGGACACGCCCTG AAGACAGTCTGCACCATTGCTGCCCACGAGGGGGCGCTGGCCGCCATTGCCTTCAACGCCTCGGGCTCCAGACTGGCCAGCGCCTCCGAGAAA GGCACTGTCATCCGGGTGTTCTCGGTTCCCGATGGGCAAAAGCTCTATGAGTTTCGGAGAGGCATGAAAAG GTACGTGACGATCAGCTCTCTGGCTTTCAGTATGGACTCGCAACTCCTCTGTGCTTCGAGCAACACGGAGACCGTGCACATCTTCAAGCTGGAGCACCTCGCCAACAG CCAGCCAGAGGAGCCCTCGACCTGGACCAGCTACATGGGAAAGATGCTCATGGCTGCGACCAACTACCTCCCCACCCAGGTGTCCGACATGATGAACCAGGACAGGGCCTTTGCCACCGGGCGCCTGGGCTTCTCTGGGCACAGGAACATCTGCACCCTCTCCAC GATCCAGAAGCTGCCGAGGCTCCTGGTGGCATCATCCAGCGGACACCTTTACATCTACAACTTGGACCCTCAGGATGGAGGAGACTGCGTCTTAATCAAGACCCACAG CTTGCTTGGCTCAGGAACTGCCgatgagaataaagaaaatgacctCAGAGCTTCATTACCTCAGTCTTACGCAGCAACTGTGGCCAGACCAAGCCCTTCTGCAGCCTCCACGGTGCCAG GTTATTCTGAGGATGGCGGGGCGCTCCGAGGAGAGGTCATCCCCGAACACGAGTTTGCGACGGGACCAGTGTGTCTTGATGATGAGAATGAGTTTCCCCCT ATAATCTTGTGCCGCGGTGATCAGAAGGGCAGGACGAAGCAGTCATGGTGA